Proteins co-encoded in one Bacteroidales bacterium genomic window:
- a CDS encoding acetyl-CoA C-acyltransferase — translation MEAYIVGGYRSAIGKAPRGKFKFTRPDDIAVAVVRHLMNDFPQIEKSRIDDIVVGNAFPEAESGLNMGRMISIMSMDSIEVPGSTINRYCASGLESIAIATAKIRAGMADMIIAGGAETMSQIAMGGWRSLPNPTVAKTHPDYWHGMGLTAEAVVKEYNITREQQDEFALNSHVKALNAQADGKFDSQIVPIEITDDYFADGKKQTRKYIVDKDEGPRKSNIDGLARLKGVFQQGGTVTAGNSSQMSDGAAFVLVVSEKIVKEYNLTPIARLVDYQVAGVEPYKMGIGPIAAIPKVLKHAGMKMADIEQFELNEAFASQSLAVLKELKMNSDIVNVNGGAIAMGHPLGATGAKLTVQLLNEMKLRKQKYGMVTMCIGTGQGGAGIFELL, via the coding sequence TCGCAGTAGCCGTTGTCAGACATTTAATGAACGATTTTCCGCAAATAGAAAAATCAAGAATTGACGATATAGTTGTCGGAAATGCATTCCCCGAAGCTGAAAGCGGTTTAAATATGGGCAGAATGATTTCTATCATGAGCATGGACTCAATTGAAGTTCCCGGCTCAACAATTAACAGATATTGTGCATCAGGTTTAGAATCAATTGCTATTGCTACTGCAAAAATAAGAGCAGGAATGGCAGATATGATTATAGCCGGAGGTGCTGAAACAATGTCTCAAATTGCAATGGGCGGTTGGCGATCTCTACCGAACCCGACAGTTGCAAAAACACACCCTGATTATTGGCACGGAATGGGCTTAACGGCAGAAGCTGTTGTTAAAGAATATAATATAACTCGTGAACAACAAGATGAATTTGCTTTAAATTCTCATGTTAAAGCTTTAAATGCTCAAGCAGACGGTAAATTCGACAGTCAAATTGTGCCGATTGAAATTACGGATGATTATTTTGCAGACGGTAAAAAGCAAACACGTAAATATATTGTTGATAAAGACGAAGGCCCCCGAAAATCCAACATTGACGGTTTAGCAAGGTTAAAGGGTGTTTTTCAACAAGGCGGAACAGTTACAGCAGGTAATTCTTCGCAAATGTCAGACGGAGCAGCTTTTGTATTGGTCGTTTCTGAAAAAATTGTGAAAGAATATAATCTTACACCGATTGCTCGATTAGTTGACTATCAAGTTGCCGGTGTTGAACCTTACAAAATGGGTATCGGGCCGATTGCAGCAATTCCGAAGGTATTGAAACATGCCGGAATGAAAATGGCTGACATTGAGCAATTCGAACTTAATGAAGCTTTTGCATCTCAATCACTTGCAGTTTTAAAAGAATTGAAAATGAATTCTGACATTGTAAATGTAAACGGCGGAGCAATAGCAATGGGACATCCACTTGGCGCAACCGGAGCAAAACTTACCGTACAACTTCTTAACGAAATGAAATTAAGAAAACAAAAATACGGTATGGTAACAATGTGCATCGGAACAGGACAAGGTGGTGCCGGAATATTTGAATTATTATAA